One Streptomonospora salina genomic window, GGACCGCAGGTGCTCACGCATGTGTTCCCTCTCTCCGCTGGGGGATGGAGTCCGGATCGCCCCGGATGGCGTCTCCCGTGGCAGGGTCGAAGAAGTACAGGCGCCCGGTGTCGACCCGCACCCGCAGCGGCCGGCCGGTGCGGGCCCGGGAGCGAGGGCTGAACCGGGCGACGGCGCCGCTGTCCGGGGCCGCGGCGTCGATCCCGTCGGCGCCGGCGTCGCGCGCGAGTTCCCGGGTGTCGTCGGTGACCACCGGCGGCGCGGGCAGCCGGAAGTGCACGAGCAGTTCAGGGCCCAGCGCCTCGACGATGTCGGTGGTGGAGGTCAGTACCGTTTCCCGCTCTCCGTCGCGGAGTTCGGCGTCGTCCATGTCCTCGGGCCGGATGCCCAGGGCGACCTCGCGGCCCAGATACGCGCGCAGCCCGGGACGCCGCTCCAGCAGCGAGGCGGGCACGGCGAGCGTCTGCCCGCCCAGCTGCACGCGGGCGGCGGAGCCGTCGGCGTCGAGGCGGCCCTGCAGCAGGTTCATCGCCGGCGAACCGATGAATCCGGCCACGAACAGGTTGGCCGGGTGGTCGTAGAGCTCCTGGGGCGGGGCGGCCTGCTGCAGCAGGCCCTTCTTCAGCACCGCGACGCGGTCGCCCAGCGTCATGGCCTCGACCTGGTCGTGGGTGACGTAGACGGTGGTCACGCCGAGGCCGCGCTGGATCCGGGAGATCTCGGCGCGCATCTGCACGCGCAGTTTGGCGTCGAGGTTGGAGAGGGGCTCGTCCATGAGGAAGGCCTGGGGATCGCGGACGATGGCCCGGCCCATGGCCACGCGCTGGCGCTGGCCGCCGGAGAGGTTGCGGGGGCGGCGGTCCAGATGCTCGGTCAGACCCAGGGTCGCGGCTGCGGCCTCCACCCGCCGTTTGATCTCGTTTCTGGGGCGCTTGCGCAGCTGCAGCCCGAAGCCGATGTTGTCGCGCACGGACAGGTGGGGATAGAGCGCATAGCTCTGGAAGACCATGGCCACGTCGCGGTCGCGTGCCGGGGTGCGGTTGAGGACGCGGCCGCCGACGGTCAGCGTGCCCGAGCTGATCTCCTCCAGCCCGGCGACCATGCGCAGCGCCGTCGTCTTGCCGCAGCCCGACGGACCGACGAGGACCAGGAACTCGCCTTCGGCGATATCGAGGTCGAGCCCGGTCACTGCGCTCGTCCCGTCGGGGTAGGTCTTGCCGATCCCGGACAGGTGGACCCGCGCCATTCGCGCCTCCGACGCCGTTCGCCATTCGGATAGGCAGCGGCCGACCCCGGCCGCGTCAGGCGGGCTGCGTCACACGGGCTCGTGACCCGTGCCACACCAGCGCTCGCACTCTTGTACCAGCCGACGCCGCGATGTGCACAGCCCCCGCCACAGCGGTGTTACCGATTCTTGACCGCCTCCCGGCAGCCGGCGGCCGGCGGTCATCCGGCGTCGGCGGAGCGGGCGAGGTCGCGGCCGATCACCATGCGCTGGATCTGGTTGGTTCCCTCGACGATCTGCAGCACCTTGGCCTCGCGCATGTACCGCTCGGCGGGCAGGTCGCGCGTATAGCCCGAGCCGCCCAGCACCTGAACGGCGTCGGTGGTGACGCGCATCGCGGTGTCGGTGGCCAGGAGCTTGGCCATGGCCGCCTGGGTGCCGAAGGCGAGCCCGGCGTCGCGGCGGCGGGCGGCCGCCAGGTACAGCTCGCGCGCGGCCTGCACACCGGTGGCCATGTCGGCGAGCATGAAGGAGATCCCCTGGAAGTCGCCGACGGCGCTGCCGAACTGGCGGCGGGTGCGCGAGTAGGCCACCGCCTCGTCCAGCGCGGCCTGGGCGACGCCGACCGCGCAGGCGGCGATGCCGAGACGGCCGGAGTCCAGCGCCGCCAGGGCGACGGCCAGGCCCTGCCCCTCCTCGCCGACGCGGTGCTCGGCGGGCACCGGTGCCCGGTCGAAGCGCACGGCCGCCGTCGGCGACGAGGCCATGCCCATCTTGCGTTCGGGCGCGTCGGCCTGCACTCCGGCCGTGTCGGCGGGGACGTGGAAGCAGCTGATGCCGCGGCCGCCGGAGTCGGACTCGCCGGTACGGGCGAACAGGGCGTAGTAGTCGGCGGCGCCGCCATGGGTGATCCAGGATTTGGCGCCGTCGACCACGTACCCGTCCTCCGCGGCGCGGGCCCGGGTGCGCATGGCGGCGGCGTCGGATCCGGACTGGGCTTCGGACAGGCAGTAGGCACCCAGCCGCTCCCCGCCGAGCATGTCCGGCAGCAGTTCGGCGCGCTGGCGCTCGGTTCCGTAGGCGGCGACGGGGAAGCAGGACAGGGTGTGCACGCTCACGCCCAGCCCCACGGCCAGCCAGCGGGCGGCCAGCTCTTCGACGACCTGCAGGTAGACCTCGTAGGGCTGGTCACCGCCGCCGTAGTCGGCCGGGTAGGGCAGGCCGAGCAGCCCGGAGGCGCCCAGCAGCGCGAAAGCGTCGCGCGGGAAGGCGCCCTGCTCCTCGTCGCGTGCGGCGCGCGGGGCCAGTTCCGTGTCGGCGATGCCGCGGGCCAGCTCCAGCAGGTCCCGGGCCTCGGATGTGGGCAGGATGCGCTCGTGGGCCATATCTGGGCTCCCTGGAGTCGGGGCGGGGTCCCCGCCCGGAGAACTATGTGGACGTCCTACTTGTTACTAGGACGTCCGAATATATACGGCGGCTCCGGGGCCGGGACCACCGCCCCGCCCGGTTTCCGCCCATGTCCGGGACGCTCCCCCGTCCGGGCGCAGCTCACTCGCCGGCCGGGCCGCACCCGCATGCCGCAGTCTCCGGGGCGGGCCCGGCCGCGGACGCCCGGCGGCCCTTCAGCGCTCCGCCGCCGGCTCCAGCCGTGCCAGCATCCGCTCCCAGGTCCACTCCGCGCATACGCACTCGCGCCCCCGCTCCCCCATCGCCCTGGCGGTGTCGGGGTCGGACAGCAGCAGCGACAGCTTGCGGGCGACCGACCGCGCATCCGCGCCGTCGACGACGTAGCCCGTCTCGGCGTGGCGCACCCGCTCCCCCGCCGCCGCTCCGGCGACCACCGGCAGCCCGCAGGCCGCGGCCTCCAGCAGCCGCGCCCTCGAATCGGCGTTCCGGTGGTCGGAATCCGCGCGGCACGGGAGCGCGAACACGTCCGCGGCGGCATAGAGCCCCGGCAGCTCGGCCCGGGTGAACGGGCCGGCGAAGACCACCTCGTGCTCGACGCCCGCCCAGGCGGCCAGCGCGCGCAGCCGCCGCAGGTCCGGTCCCCCTCCGGCCACCAGCAGCCGCACCCCCGGGACGCGTACCCGCAGCCAGGTCATGGCCCGCACCAGGCTGTCGGCACCGCAGTCGCGCGTCAGCCGGCCCGCGCACAGAACCACCGGGCCCGCTCCGAGACCGAAGCGGCCGCGTGTCTGCGCGCCGTCCGATCCGGGTCGGAAAACGCCGGTATCCACGCCCTCGGCCAGCCGGACCAGCCGCACCGGTGTGTCGGGGTCCAGCATGCCGCGGACCCGCACCCGTGCTGCCTCGCTCGGGCAGGCCAGCACGTCGGCGCCGGAGGCGATGCCGCGCAGCACCGGCCGCGCGGCCGGGCCCCAGGCGCCGATCCCGCGAGTGGCGGCCACGACTTCGCCGCCGCTCCCGGCCCGCACGCGGGCGGCCATCAGGCCGAGCCCGGCCTCGGCCAGCAGCACCCGGTCGCAGCCGTAGCCGCGCATCAGCGCCGCCACGCGGCGCGCGGTGCGCGGGGTCGGCAACAGGCGCGGTCCGGAGCCGCGCTCGATCGGATAGCCCTGGTGATCGTCGTAACCGCCGGTCCCCGACGCGACCGTGTGCACGACCGCACCCAGCCCGTCGTCGCCGGCCAGCCGCCGGGCCAGCCGGCTGCCGAACGTCTCG contains:
- a CDS encoding ABC transporter ATP-binding protein, whose translation is MARVHLSGIGKTYPDGTSAVTGLDLDIAEGEFLVLVGPSGCGKTTALRMVAGLEEISSGTLTVGGRVLNRTPARDRDVAMVFQSYALYPHLSVRDNIGFGLQLRKRPRNEIKRRVEAAAATLGLTEHLDRRPRNLSGGQRQRVAMGRAIVRDPQAFLMDEPLSNLDAKLRVQMRAEISRIQRGLGVTTVYVTHDQVEAMTLGDRVAVLKKGLLQQAAPPQELYDHPANLFVAGFIGSPAMNLLQGRLDADGSAARVQLGGQTLAVPASLLERRPGLRAYLGREVALGIRPEDMDDAELRDGERETVLTSTTDIVEALGPELLVHFRLPAPPVVTDDTRELARDAGADGIDAAAPDSGAVARFSPRSRARTGRPLRVRVDTGRLYFFDPATGDAIRGDPDSIPQRREGTHA
- a CDS encoding acyl-CoA dehydrogenase family protein, yielding MAHERILPTSEARDLLELARGIADTELAPRAARDEEQGAFPRDAFALLGASGLLGLPYPADYGGGDQPYEVYLQVVEELAARWLAVGLGVSVHTLSCFPVAAYGTERQRAELLPDMLGGERLGAYCLSEAQSGSDAAAMRTRARAAEDGYVVDGAKSWITHGGAADYYALFARTGESDSGGRGISCFHVPADTAGVQADAPERKMGMASSPTAAVRFDRAPVPAEHRVGEEGQGLAVALAALDSGRLGIAACAVGVAQAALDEAVAYSRTRRQFGSAVGDFQGISFMLADMATGVQAARELYLAAARRRDAGLAFGTQAAMAKLLATDTAMRVTTDAVQVLGGSGYTRDLPAERYMREAKVLQIVEGTNQIQRMVIGRDLARSADAG
- a CDS encoding glycosyltransferase family 4 protein; this encodes MAARTLLVTNDFPGRGGGSETFGSRLARRLAGDDGLGAVVHTVASGTGGYDDHQGYPIERGSGPRLLPTPRTARRVAALMRGYGCDRVLLAEAGLGLMAARVRAGSGGEVVAATRGIGAWGPAARPVLRGIASGADVLACPSEAARVRVRGMLDPDTPVRLVRLAEGVDTGVFRPGSDGAQTRGRFGLGAGPVVLCAGRLTRDCGADSLVRAMTWLRVRVPGVRLLVAGGGPDLRRLRALAAWAGVEHEVVFAGPFTRAELPGLYAAADVFALPCRADSDHRNADSRARLLEAAACGLPVVAGAAAGERVRHAETGYVVDGADARSVARKLSLLLSDPDTARAMGERGRECVCAEWTWERMLARLEPAAER